Proteins encoded in a region of the Vibrio sp. CB1-14 genome:
- a CDS encoding response regulator: MKPRYKVYSFPVIKLGIVVLLCLSAIGLWFAYQYYTAAPKESTFTTPLIAQTEKLNTALESTILTLDVCLQNTECDDVSQHAQSLMNEMTAFKALAALDKKQVSLVGAVEYSNVQLAINRYFAQDSPKRDHYHLLRTTLSNNYVEIRNRFDDLFFVEHKKVVEDIRSSVNIIVVIFPMLAIIAIAVVLGGWNRLKKTVRDRRSVNQSFESLAERLDELDSSKIEKILSTTEIDPIERSIYSKLRLLHEKVDKQQQDADLNQQLYGLIGYEIRGITNTIKGGIHYLVQDADENTAVLAQDITSAANTLSELAENYNRLLSQGRDKSSSAFSFLDVVSELTIHMKSKLQRENLTLECAFIGSVPAMVLGHQTSLFWMLFLKLSNALQVQTDRNVLFKVETGSGLDVDRSRVTLSLTFLTNTNVKMAKVDSLHWSERADSMGSNDEWTKSILGNIGHFNSTWFESGKQRRFQVEVDLEAQSYFAPNSSTLEGKNLIVCSSGMLSLEILTNVLTMNGAKFTVCEDPNELFRLNSSENKVDGVIITDAIEGIQIAPFSKTLSKRLKPTGTKLFLMSSTSELAQITHEFVDKVFFSPILPHEFIPHLREALEAESVEETLENSSFLIVEDDKVQQFLLKRILMKQEYNADTVGDGSEAVEWVKKQRADIIFMDCIMPGMGGIQATRLIREHEKENDISIPSTIIGATALTSVAEHKACIEAGMDYVISKPYKSDEILKVIKKYVAYQKIS; this comes from the coding sequence ATGAAGCCGCGGTACAAAGTATACAGCTTCCCAGTGATCAAATTAGGCATAGTAGTTTTACTGTGCCTTTCGGCTATTGGTCTCTGGTTTGCGTATCAGTACTACACAGCCGCTCCCAAAGAAAGCACATTCACTACGCCATTAATTGCTCAAACCGAGAAGCTAAACACAGCACTCGAATCCACTATCCTTACCCTAGATGTGTGCCTTCAAAATACTGAATGTGATGACGTTAGCCAACACGCTCAGTCATTAATGAATGAAATGACCGCCTTCAAAGCGTTGGCCGCATTGGACAAAAAACAAGTCAGTTTAGTCGGTGCTGTGGAATACAGTAACGTGCAGCTCGCGATCAATCGATATTTCGCCCAAGACTCTCCTAAGAGAGACCACTACCACCTGCTTCGGACAACCCTTAGCAACAATTACGTAGAGATCCGTAACCGGTTTGACGATCTGTTCTTTGTTGAACACAAGAAAGTTGTTGAGGATATTCGATCTTCTGTGAACATTATTGTCGTTATTTTTCCGATGCTGGCTATTATTGCCATTGCTGTCGTTCTTGGAGGCTGGAATCGACTAAAGAAAACGGTTCGTGATCGCCGTTCTGTAAATCAGAGTTTTGAGTCTCTCGCTGAGCGCTTGGACGAACTAGACTCATCAAAAATTGAAAAGATCCTTAGCACTACAGAGATTGATCCCATTGAGCGTAGCATTTATTCCAAGTTGAGATTGCTGCATGAAAAGGTAGATAAGCAGCAACAAGATGCAGACTTGAATCAACAGCTCTACGGGCTAATTGGTTATGAAATTCGCGGAATAACCAACACCATCAAAGGCGGAATTCATTATCTTGTCCAAGATGCAGATGAGAACACAGCAGTTCTCGCTCAGGACATAACTTCTGCTGCTAATACCCTTTCTGAACTTGCTGAAAACTACAATCGACTGCTCTCTCAAGGTCGCGACAAAAGCAGCAGCGCGTTTTCTTTCTTGGATGTGGTCTCTGAGCTGACTATCCACATGAAGTCTAAACTCCAGCGTGAAAACCTAACTCTTGAGTGTGCATTCATTGGTAGTGTGCCTGCTATGGTTTTGGGTCACCAAACTAGCCTGTTTTGGATGCTTTTCCTAAAGCTCTCCAATGCTCTACAAGTTCAAACCGATAGAAACGTGCTGTTTAAAGTAGAAACTGGTAGCGGTCTAGATGTCGATCGCTCAAGAGTTACGCTGTCACTTACCTTTCTCACCAACACGAATGTGAAGATGGCAAAGGTTGATTCACTGCACTGGTCTGAGCGTGCAGATTCAATGGGAAGTAATGACGAATGGACAAAATCAATCCTTGGCAATATTGGTCACTTTAATTCTACATGGTTCGAATCTGGTAAGCAGCGACGTTTCCAAGTAGAAGTTGATCTTGAAGCTCAGAGCTACTTCGCACCAAATTCAAGTACGTTAGAAGGTAAGAATCTTATCGTTTGTAGCTCTGGTATGTTATCGCTGGAGATATTAACCAATGTGCTGACAATGAATGGTGCCAAGTTTACCGTCTGCGAAGATCCTAATGAGCTTTTCCGACTTAACTCTTCTGAAAACAAAGTCGATGGCGTCATCATCACCGATGCTATAGAAGGTATCCAAATCGCTCCTTTCAGTAAAACGTTGAGTAAGCGATTAAAACCTACCGGAACTAAGCTGTTTTTAATGTCGAGCACCTCCGAACTGGCTCAAATTACTCATGAGTTCGTCGACAAGGTCTTTTTCAGCCCTATCTTGCCACATGAGTTTATTCCTCACTTACGCGAAGCATTGGAAGCTGAGTCCGTTGAAGAGACCTTAGAAAACAGCTCATTCTTAATTGTTGAAGATGACAAGGTACAGCAGTTCCTACTCAAGCGTATTTTGATGAAACAAGAATATAACGCCGATACCGTGGGTGATGGCTCAGAAGCGGTCGAATGGGTTAAGAAACAGCGCGCTGACATCATCTTTATGGACTGTATTATGCCGGGCATGGGTGGCATACAGGCAACTCGCCTGATACGTGAACACGAAAAAGAAAACGATATTTCCATTCCTTCTACGATCATCGGAGCAACTGCATTGACCAGCGTTGCGGAACATAAAGCATGTATCGAAGCCGGTATGGATTACGTCATTAGCAAGCCTTACAAAAGCGATGAAATTCTCAAGGTGATCAAAAAATATGTGGCCTATCAGAAGATTAGTTAG
- a CDS encoding HlyD family type I secretion periplasmic adaptor subunit — MSKSNIEHHIRNALIQNTDKSESDYVEAVEIKSAMTTVHKTLLLTFFIILILLGIASQARIDIVVSSRGELLLESDIEKVQHLEGGILDSMLVKPGDIVYEGQPIARLRAIERNSQLSTMNAEIAQLELDRLRYLSLIAQKEPDYTPYSDFPDLVRVNQETWLKENAKNVSAEALIKHDIEHKDRLIASMKKRRVSSLNQLKLIRKQLEIKQTLYNEEMASYVDVLNMQVQESNMVREIENLDESLMNEDFQLLRLEKQLNDLIVNRNAEYQAQIIQANKDLDIKRIQQPQHTDKVNRLVVYSPVDGVVDKVHFNFRSAVVPPGESIADIAPLNNTLHGEAKIPRKEMGFVEVGQEVKLKFDTYNFAKYGFMPGKISSISRSSYEEEETEYYLAKITIEHDFLERSGTKYSLSPFMEFTADIKTGDRRVIEYAAKPVMSAIEDAFDER; from the coding sequence GTGAGTAAAAGTAACATCGAGCATCACATTAGAAATGCCTTGATTCAAAATACGGATAAATCCGAGTCTGATTATGTTGAAGCGGTTGAAATAAAGAGTGCGATGACAACCGTTCACAAAACCCTTCTTTTGACTTTCTTTATCATTCTGATTCTACTTGGCATTGCTTCTCAAGCTCGTATCGATATTGTCGTTTCATCAAGGGGTGAGCTTTTGCTCGAATCAGATATAGAGAAAGTTCAGCATCTTGAAGGAGGAATTCTCGATTCAATGCTCGTGAAACCGGGGGACATTGTTTACGAAGGCCAGCCAATCGCTAGGCTTAGAGCCATCGAAAGAAACTCACAGCTTTCAACAATGAATGCGGAAATCGCTCAACTTGAACTCGATAGGCTTCGCTACTTAAGCTTAATCGCTCAAAAAGAACCTGACTACACGCCCTATTCCGATTTTCCCGATCTCGTGCGGGTGAATCAGGAGACATGGCTTAAAGAGAACGCTAAAAATGTCTCTGCGGAAGCATTGATCAAACATGATATCGAACACAAAGATCGCCTTATAGCGTCAATGAAGAAAAGACGTGTCAGCTCTCTTAACCAGCTTAAGTTAATCCGTAAACAGCTTGAAATTAAGCAAACTCTGTACAACGAAGAAATGGCCTCTTACGTAGACGTACTAAACATGCAGGTTCAAGAGTCCAATATGGTGAGAGAAATCGAAAACCTCGATGAATCTCTCATGAATGAAGATTTTCAGCTGCTAAGGTTAGAAAAACAGCTTAACGATCTGATTGTAAATAGGAACGCGGAGTATCAAGCACAAATAATTCAAGCAAATAAAGATCTCGATATTAAACGAATACAGCAACCTCAGCATACGGATAAAGTCAATCGTCTCGTGGTTTATTCTCCCGTAGATGGTGTTGTTGATAAAGTGCATTTCAATTTTCGCTCTGCGGTGGTACCTCCGGGCGAAAGTATTGCCGATATTGCACCGTTAAATAATACCTTACACGGTGAAGCTAAGATCCCTCGTAAAGAGATGGGGTTTGTTGAAGTTGGACAGGAAGTAAAACTGAAGTTCGATACCTACAATTTTGCCAAGTACGGTTTTATGCCAGGCAAGATTTCCTCTATTAGTCGCTCTTCTTATGAGGAAGAAGAAACGGAGTACTATTTAGCAAAAATTACGATAGAGCATGATTTTCTTGAACGTTCTGGGACTAAGTACAGTCTCTCACCATTTATGGAGTTTACGGCAGATATAAAAACCGGCGATAGGCGAGTCATAGAGTACGCTGCAAAGCCAGTTATGTCGGCAATAGAAGATGCATTTGACGAGCGTTAA